Proteins from a genomic interval of Fusarium oxysporum Fo47 chromosome I, complete sequence:
- a CDS encoding citrate synthase-like protein, whose protein sequence is MALNLTSSRRALGSLKPLTRAAFSGVRGYATAEPDLKATLREAIPAKRELLKKVKAHSNKVLGEVKVENTLGGMRGLKAMVWEGSVLDANEGIRFHGRTIKDCQKELPKGKTGTEMLPEAMFWLLLTGQVPSVNQVRTFSRELAEKAQIPEFISKMLDDFPKDLHPMTQFAMAVSALNYESKFAKAYEQGLNKADYWEPTFDDCISLLAKLPTIAAKIYQNAYRGGGALPAEVDLEQDWSYNFAAMLGKGGKENENFQDLLRLYLALHGDHEGGNVSAHATHLVGSALSDPFLSYSAGLQGLAGPLHGLAAQEVLRWIIQMKEAIPANYTEQDVNDYLWSTLNSGRVVPGYGHAVLRKPDPRFEALMDYAAARPEIANDPVFQLVEKNSRIAPEVLKKHGKTKNPYPNVDSSSGVLFHHYGFHETLYYTATFGVSRGLGPLAQLIWDRALGLPIERPKSINLEGILKQVEGQ, encoded by the exons ATGGCTCTCAACTTGACATCCTCCCGCAGGGCTCTTGGCTCCCTCAAG CCCCTCACACGTGCCGCTTTCTCAGGTGTCCGCGGCTATGCCACCGCAGAGCCTGATCTCAAGGCCACTCTCCGCGAGGCCATCCCCGCCAAGCGtgagcttctcaagaaggtcaaggccCACTCCAACAAGGTCCTCGGCGaggtcaaggtcgagaacACCCTTGGCGGCATGCGCGGTCTCAAGGCCATGGTCTGGGAGGGTTCAGTCCTCGACGCCAACGAGGGCATTCGCTTCCACGGCCGCACCATCAAGGATTGCCAAAAGGAGCTTCCCAAGGGAAAGACAGGAACTGAGATGCTCCCCGAAGCTATGTTCTGGCTCCTCCTCACCGGCCAAGTTCCCTCTGTGAACCAAGTCCGCACATTCTCTCGCGAACTCGCAGAGAAGGCTCAGATTCCAGAGTTCATCTCAAAGATGCTCGATGACTTCCCCAAGGATCTTCATCCCATGACGCAGTTCGCCATGGCTGTTTCTGCGCTCAACTACGAGTCCAAGTTCGCCAAGGCTTATGAGCAGGGCCTTAACAAGGCTGATTACTGGGAGCCTACCTTTGACGATTGTATTTCGTTGCTTGCTAAGCTTCCTACCATTGCTGCCAAGATCTACCAGAATGCTTAccgtggtggtggtgctcTGCCAGCTGAGGTCGATCTTGAGCAGGATTGGTCGTACAACTTTGCTGCTATGCTTGGAAAGGGCGGAAAGGAGAACGAGAACTTTCAGGATCTTCTGAGACTTTACCTTGCTCTTCACGGTGATCATGAGGGTGGTAATGTCTCTGCTCACGCCACTCACTTGGTTGGAAGTGCCCTGTCGGATCCTTTCCTGTCTTACAGCGCTGGTCTCCAGGGTCTCGCTGGTCCCCTTCACGG TCTCGCCGCCCAGGAGGTTCTCCGATGGATCATCCAGATGAAGGAAGCCATCCCCGCCAACTACACCGAGCAAGACGTCAACGACTATCTCTGGTCCACCCTCAACTCTGGCCGCGTCGTCCCCGGCTACGGCCACGCCGTCCTGCGCAAGCCCGACCCCCGCTTCGAGGCCCTCATGGACTACGCCGCCGCGCGTCCCGAGATCGCCAACGACCCCGTCTTCCAGCTCGTCGAGAAGAACAGCCGCATCGCCCCCGAGGTCCTCAAGAAGCACGGCAAGACCAAGAACCCCTACCCCAACGTCGACAGCTCCTCCGGAGTCCTGTTCCACCACTATGGCTTCCACGAGACGCTGTACTACACTGCTACATTTGGTGTTTCTCGTGGTCTTGGACCTCTGGCTCAGTTGATCTGGGACCGAGCTCTGGGTCTGCCTATCGAGAGACCTAAGAGCATTAACCTTGAGGGCATTCTTAAGCAGGTTGAGGGTcaataa